ACTCAAAGGTCACCGGCGCTTATGTCATCATCGAGAAGGTCGTAAGTGACCCGGATACATACAGCCTAAAGACCCTGACCATCAGGGATGGAGACGGCCCCAACGACAACAGCGTAGCTATCGTCTGCGGCACCATCATGCACGGCGACACCTCGGCAAGCGACACCGGATGGGATTTCAAACTCACCGGACTCAACATCTACTACGCAAGTGTCTATGACGATTCGACAGCAACACCTGTTGTCGAGAACGGCATGTTCCTCAGCGGAGACGTTGCGGTCGCATACACCGGAGACAAGGCTTTCAAGAACCTCACCAGCGCAGTCACCATCAGGCTGGCCGGAGACGATCTCGGAGTCACATCGGAACTCACAACCGACAAGGGCGTGAAGATCGTTAACAACGGTGTCCTAACAGTCGATGGAACGATGAAGTACAACAACTCCACCGATGCCATCCAGGAGGATCTCTCCGCTAAGATCGTCGCCCTCGGAATGGTCGAGACCTACGTCAAGCCCGTCACCGGACAGGTCGACGGCGCCATGTACACCACATACGTGGAGATCGAAGAGGTCAAGTACTACACCTACCACTACACCACCCTGGTCAAGGCCATCGAGAACGGTGCGACCGAGATCACCATCAGCGGAGAGCAGGAAGTCGAGGAGAGCGTGACCGTGCCTTCGGGAGTCACCATCGTCCACGACAGCCTCATCACCGTCAACGATGATGTCACCATGACCATCAAGGACGGCGCCAAGATAACCGCCACCGATGAGTTCTACAACACCGGAGAGGTCACCATCGATGTCCTCGGAACATTCGTCGTGGAGGACAAGACCACCGGAATCGGAAAGGAGAAGATCCAGAGCGATGTCCTCAACGCCGGCGACAAGCTCGCCCAGTACACCAACATCAAGAAAGCACTGGACGCAGCAGTGTCCGGAGACACCGTCAAGCTCAACAAGGACGAAGTGTCGACCACCAAGGACCTCACCGTCAATACCGGAGTCGTCCTCCAGATCGACGGAGGCAAGACCCTTACCGTCACCGGAGCAAAGCTCACGAACAACGGTATCGTGTTCCTCAACTCCGGAAACCTCGTCGTCAAGGACAAGGATGCCAACACCAAGGGATCCATCGAGCTCAACGGACTCATGAAGTCCACCGAGTACTTCCAGAACCCTGTTGCCGGAACCAACTACGCCAAGAACATCAGCGGAGCGTACTACCAGGAGGGTGCGTACTACTACATCTCCTCCATACCCTACGCCATGAACAAGATCGACGACATATCAGACATCAGGTTCGGAGGAACCAATGTGCTGACCGCTGACCTCACTGTGTCGCCCGCAGCCGCCACCTCCATCACCGTTCTCGGAGACTTCACCGTCACCAAGTTCATCATGTCCAAGATGACACTGAACCTGACTGAGGGCAAGAAGCTCGTCGGAACCTTCGGAGATGCAAACGGATCCATCACACTGACCGATGCAACCGTTGGTACTGTCGGAAAGAAGATCGAGACCTCTGCAACCAAGGGATTCGTAGTCGACACCACTTTCGGTACCGTGACCAACGGAACCTTTGGCGCATCCACCGACGGGGCCGTGACCATCAACCAGAAAGTCACGCCTCTGACAGTCAAGACCGGAACCGCCACCCTCAAAGCAGATGTTGCTAAGCTCACCGTCAACGCCGGCGCAGTCGCAGTTGCCGGAGCCAACATCAAGGTAACCGAGGCTACCATCTTCGGAGAGCTCAACGGAGTGAAGAACGACGACACCACATACACGGTCACTTCTCAGATCCTGTATGTTGGCGGAAAGTCGAGCGACATCCTTGCAGCCACCGGAACCATCGGACCCAAGGTGCTCCTGGAGACCAATGGAGTAGCTGGTTCTACCACTGGTGTAGCTTATGTGCTCCCCGGATGCACTGTCAGCGATGACCTTGCAAAGCAGGAGAACGTCAAGCACGTGACCTTCACCGTCGAAGGAAAGAAGATCCTCGATGTCTACGTCCTCAACGGACAGAAGATCAAGCAACCCAAGACCTCTGTCGTCGACGGAGTCGTTAGCAATGAATGGAAGGACGGCAACGACACGTTGACCTTCACTAACAAAGTATCTGGAGCAGTTAACAAGGATCTGAACCTCATTGCCCAGATCGAGACTAAGATCTACGATGTCACCCTCAGGGTCGACTCCGGTATCGGAACCGTCTATTTCGAGGGAAGGATTCTGGAGCCCACCGAAGCTGGTTCACACACCTATGTGATCGAGAACTTGGCTAAGGGAACCTACACCTTTGACTACGTCATCGCAGCCGGATACAACGAGTTCACCGCAGAACTCTCTATCGGTTCAGATACCGGAGATGAAGCTAAGTACGTGACAGTAAGTGGCCTCGAATTCACCCTCGGCGGATCTTCTGCTGACAACACTGCAATCAATCTGGACCTCTACGGATCCACCGCAATCGACGACACGCCCATACCCGAGCCCGAACCCCTCGCGCCCGAGACCTGGAGCGTCACCACCATCCTCCTGCTGATCCTCGTGATCCTGATCGCCATCATGGCAGTCATCGTCGCGATCAGGCTCAACAGGAGCTGAAGGTAACTTCGGAATGACGTCGAAAGAAGACCAATAACCGAAACCATAAACAAAGGGCATCGTCCGGATCCCGACTCTTGAAGGAGTGAGGATCCGGCCGATGTCCGATCATATAGAGGATCGCCGGGGGAAGGAACCCTCGAGTGTGGATATGCGTGTAAAAAACGCTTTAGATCGATAAGGGACAAAGAGACTTCCCTTACTCAATCCGAGCCCTAGGAGAGGCGAGGAAAGGTGAGATTAATATGAACAAGAAAGGAACAAGGTTCATGGCGATGATTGCAGTCCTTGCAATGTTCCTGGCAGGAGCGATCATCGTCGGACAGGATGAGGTTGTTGCAGACGGCAATGACGTCGTCCAGGTCACCACGCTGGGTGGAACCACCAGTAATTATTCGACATTCGGACAGGCGTTGTCCGAGGCAGAGTCAGGTTCGACACTGACGCTTTTGAATGATATCGATCTGGGTTCGGAAGGATATGTGATTTCGAAGACCCTGATTTTGGATCTCAACAATCATAAGATAACATCCCAGGCCAATAGCGATGAGAGCAACCATCGTACATTTAAGATCACAGGAACGGCCGATTTCACGATAAAGGACCTCAGTGAATCCAAAGGCGGATCGATCGAGGTCAAAGGAACACATGACGGCAGCAGCATAACAGGGGCCTATGGGGCCATAAGGTTCGAGAGCAGCGGTACCCTGTATCTGAATGATATCAAACTGGTCAACGGGCCGATCAGTACCTCGGACAATCACATCTGGGGACTGAACGTCAAGATGTTGAACGGTACCGCGTATATCGATAATGTGACCATCGAATCCACCGTAGGAGGTTGCATCGAAGTATCATTCGACGACGAGATCGTTGGAGCAACACCTGCCACGGCATACATAACGAACGGGAAGTTCACACAGAGCGGGCAGGACACAAGCACCTGGATTTCCACTGCGTTGGCAGTCTCCTATGGAGCAACAGTCGTGGTCGACGGCGTCGAGTATACGGCGCAGGCATCTGCCGTCTACGTGTACAGCTCAGGAGGCAATGTCATCCTGAACGACGGTACGTTCAGCGACTCCAACTCAGGGGCAGGGAACGTGATCATATCTAATGTTGACACCCAGACATATCCCACAGGGGCAGCGTTCGTTACCGTGAACGGCGGAACATACACCGGAAAACTCGGAGTAAGCAATCAGGAAGCATCCACATTGAAGATCGCGGGAGGGACATTTACGGATGATCCGTCTTCATATCTGGTAGAAGGAGCGACCGCCAAACTGATAGATGGAAAGTATGTGGTCACATCGGAGGCTGCACTCAACGGAATCCCGTATGGATCGCTGCAGAATGCCATCAACAGTGCTCAGAATGGTGACACGGTCACTCTGTTGAAGGATGTAGAGATCGGAACAAGCACAATTATCAGCATAAATGAGTCCATAACATTGGATGGTAATAATCACTCAATTACCGGATATTGGGATAGGGGGTATTCTAAGCCGACCATAGCGTTGAATTACGACAATAGTAGTTTGGGCTATTCGAAGAATAACGGCATATCCGTTGTATTGAAGAATTTGACAGTACACAACAATTACAACTCTGCTAGTCCACGCCCTATAGAATTAAGAGGAGGAGTTGAATCCCTTACCATCGAGAATTGTGTAGTCTATTACGCAAGTGGGGGAGAGGCACCAGCCGACATCCAACCTATCACCATAGGTGGAGACGATACAGACTGGGACAGCATCACCAAGCTGAATATCAAGAATTCGATTATTTCAACGAAGGATCCACATCCTGATAATTGGGATCATACCGATGGATATGTGATTACGACATTCAATCCAGTCATCATCAATATAGACGATTCAAAATTATCCGGCTGGGCTAACTTCAACATCAAGGCCGCGAGTAGTTCTAAGGGGTCCGCAGGAACCGAGATCACCGTCACAGGTTCAACTCTGTATGCCGAGAATAGATATTCGGGAGAGACTAATGGTTATGGCCTGATGAAATTTGAGGATTCTGGAATATCCGTCAAGATTATTGACTCCAAGATCATCACGGATTCCACCACTGAGAACGAGCAGACATTCATCGATGTTGAGTCGTATGTGAATTCTCAGGCCGGTACTGTCAGATTGACTGGACTTAGCGTTGAGGTGGAATCGTCCGAGATATACATCTATACTCCTTCAGCTGAGCTCGTATATGTGAATAATGGTGAGCTTTCTTTCATACTGAAAGAAGGCACGAAGACGTCTGTCGATTCATCCAGATATCTGGATGGCGGATACATGGCTCAGTACGATTCTTCTACGGGGCTGTACACAGTGACTTATTCTCCTGAGGCCAAGATCGGGGATGTGCAATATGATACATTGATCGAGGCGATCGCCGCGGCCGTGAATGGGGATACGATAGAACTCCAGAGGGACATAAAGGTCTTCGAGCAGATCGTGATCAGCTCAGGGAAGTACATCACGATCGATATCGGCAATTACGATATCATAGGCGATTACAACGGTAAGCTGATCCGCAACGAGGGATCGCTCACCATCAACGGTGACAACGGATGCATATACAATACCGAGATTTCTGAACAGGGCCATGATGCGGTAGTCAACTACGGAACTCTCACCATCAACGGAGGCTGGTTCGGAGATTCAGATAACGACATGACCAATGGCAACAACGTCAACAGGGGAGCAGGCGTCAGGAACCTGGGCGGGATCGTCACGATCAACGGCGGACACTTCACTGCGGGTGACAACTACCTGAACAGCGGTTGGGCGTACGCCATAATCAGCGGTAATGGATCTGAGAACGATTCCGGAGTGATCACTATAAACGATGATGCTGTCGTCTACGGACAGAACAACGGTAACATCGCTGTCAACAGCGGAAAGGTCATCGTGGACGGAGGTTCATTCTCCATCACAGGATCCGAATCTCATTACAATCTCTACACCAGTAGTGGTGCGAACGCAGAGATCGAGGTCACGGGCGGAACATTCTCCAAATCTGCTAATGCTAGAGCATCCATATATTCGGAGAAGAGCGTGGTGATCTCAGGAGGTACCTTCCAGAACGCGGAAGCTACATCGGGCATGTATGTAAAAACGGACAGCGGAGACATCGAGATTTCCGGAGGAACGTTCAGTTCCGATCCCGGAAGTTATGTCGTCGATGAATTCGTGGCGACCTTCTCGGGAAGTAACTACACGGTCATCCCTGCGGCAGCTTCGCTGACGATCGGTTCCGAGACAACATACTACGAGACCCTTGCAGAGGCGTGGAACGCAGCTGTTGCACAGTCCGGTCAGGCGACCATAACCCTCCTATCGGATTCAGAAGGTTCCGGATTGGCCATCGCCGATGATAATGCGTTGCAGATCGACGTCACATTGGATCTGAAGGGCCACAAGTACACCATAACCAAGGATAAGGTCGGATCCTCCGGAACCAAGACGCAGGGAATGCACCTTGCCAACAAGAGCACAAACAATGTCGTGATCATCAAGAACGGGACCATAACATCCACGCTTGAAGGTCTCAAGATGATCATACAGAACTACTGCAACCTGACCTTGGATAACGTGACCTTGGATGCGTCCGTCATGGGATACAGCTACGCCCTGTCCAACAACAGCGGTACCGTTACGGTGACGGATTCGGTCCTCAAGGTCGCCGCAGGTAAGACGGCATTCGACGTGTACAAGTTCAAGCAGTACACAAGTCCCTCGGTCACATTGAAGGGTTCCAAGATCTACGGTAACATCGAGATCGGAAAGGGCTCCACGGCCAGTGTCGTTGATACGCTCTGTCTGAAGATCGATGTTGGGACCGTGATATACGGTTCATTCGACGTCGATACTGACAGTATGACCGAACAGTCCTGGGAGATCGGTAGCAAGAACACAGCTATTGCAGCGCCTGACGGATTCACATGGTCGGCGGATGCTGATGATGATGGTTACTACTGGATAAACGAGACTTCCACAGGAGTCGTTATGATCGATGCCGAGAGGTATGCGACGTTCGGTCTCGCGTACGCCGCAGCACAGGATGACGACACCTTGACCCTCCTGACCGATATCACAGAGGATATCGTCATCGGAAAGGATCTTATCCTCGATCTCAACGGCTATAAGATAACCAATGTAGGATCTCACACGATAACTGTTCAGAACGGATCCGAACTGACCATCATCGATACATCTGCTGGATCTACTGGAAAGGTCGACAACATCACTCACGGAAAGGCTGCCATCTACAACATGGGAACAGTGGTCCTCGGAGGAGGAACATACCTGAGATCGGCAGAGGCGGGAACATCCAGCAGCAACAACGGGGGCAATTCGTTCTACACCATACTCAACCACGGAACGATGACTGTCAACTCCGGGGTCGTCGTGAAGAACGAAGGGAAGTTCTCCTCCTTGTTCGAGAACGGATACTACAGCTACACGAACAAGGATGGAATAAACTCGCCTTCATTGACCATCAACGGAGGTACTTTCGACGGAGGATTGAACACCATCAAGAACGATGATGACGCCATTCTCACGATCAACGCAGGAACATTCAAGAACTACACCCAGGCGGCGTTCCAGAACCACAGTATCGCAACGGTGAACGGAGGAAGTTTCACCGTAGAGGGCTCGATCTACGCGATCGATAACTGCGGTTGCGATGCGACCCATGATACCGGGGCATTGACCATCAACGGAGGAGAGTTCACAGGCAAGATCAATAACAGAAGTGCGTACGGGGTCATAACCATCAACGGCGGAACCTTTGACGGAGTCTTCGTCATCAACGCCGGTGCTCAGGATCCCGTCGTTGCAGGCGGAACGTTCACGGACGTCAATGTCCTGTCCTATCTCAGCAGTACAGCATCTTCCTACTCCGTGTACATCGACACGGACGGCACGGCACCTGAAGGCGTGACCATTCCTGCTGTCGCGAACGTAGTCATCAACGGCGGAAAGACATTGACGGTATCCTCACCCATCATACTCTTAGGGAAGCTTAAGGTGTCCGGTACATTGGATTCATCCGTCGCCTACTTCGCTGCTGACATCGGAACGGGCGCTCAGGTCATACTGAACACCGGAGCGGTCTGGAAGAACTCCACGGATGTCATTGTCGGAACTGGCGGTATATTTGAGCTTTCATCGGGTAGCGTCGTGCTTTACCCGAAGGACAATGCTATGGTCGCGAAGATCATCGGCAAGGCCACACTCACGCAGAATTACGACCTCGATACCGATGTGCTCGAGCTGGCCGAGGGAGCGGAACTCACTATTAAACAGAATGTAATATTCTCCGGAACCATATACGGTCCTCAGACTGTCGGTCAGGATGCCAATACTGATAACATCATGGTTCTCAAGAACATCAAGTTCGGAAACGATGCCACCATAGTGGGAGGATCGCTTACCATCGATGGAGAGTTCACCCAGAACGGTGACGGTTCGACGATAACCGTCACAGGTACCAATGTGAACATCTCAGGAACGCTCGATGCCTATGTGACACTGAATGTCGTTTACGGTGCATCCGTTACGTTCTCCGATTTCACTCAGGAGGAGGATTCGACCATCGTCTTCGACTCTGATGCGGATGAAAAGAAGAACGTTGTCACGGCGGACAACTACAGCGTAGGTAACAACGTCACGCTGATAGGATTGCCCTACACCCTTGGTGGAACGACGGTCAGTTATGTCTACGACGGAGAGCAACATCCTGCCGGTACTCCAGCGATATCATATCCTGGATATACTTTGGTGTCTCTGGCGTCCGATCCTGACAAGACAAGCTCCGGAAGCATTCAGACGGATGTCGGAAAGTATCACTTGTACTACATCCTGACTTTGAGGAGTAACGTGTCACCTTATACCGAATCGTCCTATAATATTGATTATGTCTGGACGATCACCAAGGCCGATCTGTCTGCAGCTACTGTCTCTGTCGGAGATCTTACCTACAACGGATCGGAGCTGTCGCCATCTGTGACGGCCACATTGGCTTCTGTCACTACCGGTTCGCCGACCGCGGGAACGGATTTCACCCTTTCCTATTATTCAGATGTGGATTGCACCGTCCCCGCCACCGTGCAGGATGCGGGAACGTATTATGTCCTCTTGACACCCGTCGATGATGGGAACTACAAGAACACCGTCAGTAAGGGATTCACGGTGGACCGTGCCGCAGTCACCATCACGGCGAACGATAAGAACAAGGCATATAATGCTGCGGATCCGACGTTTGATGCTACGGTGCAGGTGGATGGGAAGACCGACACCGGACTCTACGGGGAAGACACCATCGATTACTCGGTCGATAGGGGGTATTCCGGAGAGACTGTTGGAAACTATCCGATTATCGCCAAGCCCAATACCTACGACAGTACCAACGTTGATACCAACAACAACATTATATCCTACAACCAGGGCAACTATGTCGTGACTTACGTGAACGGCACCCTTACCATCGGCAAGGCGACCCTGTCACCCACCGTTCAGATTGATGGATGGACCTATGGGAACGTTGCTAATACGCCCACGGTCTCCGGAGCCTCGGAGGCGACGTCATTCACATATACCTACGAAGGGACCGGTTCCACTTCATACGCGGCAACGACTGTGGTGCCCACAGACGCAGGAACCTACAGGCTCACCGTATCGATTGCATCGACCACCAACTACGATTACAATAACGCTACCGTCGACTTCACCATCGCACAGATGGAGGCTGCGCTTGTATGGTCCAACACGGAATTCACATACGATGGAAATTCCCACAAGCCGACCGCTACCGTCTCCAACCTTGTCGGTGAAGACGAATGCGATGTAACGGTCACGGGAGAGCAGACCAATGCCGGAGCATCGTATATAGCTACGGCTACGGGATTGAGCAATGCGAACTACAAGCTGCCTGATTCAGTGACTCGGACATTCGCCATCGCTAAGGCGAAGATCACCAGTGTCGCTGCGTCACAGACCGAGTACACCTACTCTGGCAGCAATATAGAGCTTCCGACACCGACCGTCGGTTGGGCAGGAGGTATCGTCAACTCGACTAACTATACCGTGAAGTACTACTCCGATTCAGGTAGAATGGCCGAGATCACCTCAGCCAAGAATGCGGGAACATACTATGTATCGATCGCATTCGGTGATGGTGCGAACTACACCTTTAGTGACACCGATACGCAGAACTATGCATCATTCGATATCAAGAAGGCCGATCTCAGCAACGTTACGATCACTGCGATCACCGACCAGACCTACACCGGATCCGCTATCCAACCGGCTCTGACGGTCACGCTGGGAAGCTACACCCTGGTCTCCGGTACGGATTACACCGTGTCGTACAGCGATAACACCAACGCCGGTACGGCTACAGCGACCATCACGGCCACCAGTTTGAATAACTTCGAAGGTACCAATTCGATGACCTTCACCATCGTTCCGGCCAAGATCACAGGCGTGACTGTATCTCCGACTCAATACACATACATCGGAAGCGGAATCACTCCCGCCCCGACCGTCAGCTGGTCCGGAGGAACCGTCGGTGCATCCAACTACACCGTGAAGTACTATTCCAATGTAGGACTGACCACTGTGGTCGAATCCCCCACGAATGTCGGAACGTACTATGTGTCCGTTGTGTTCGGCGATGGTTCGAACTTCGCTCTCAGCGATACTGCTGCGCAGAACTATGCATCATTCGATATCAAGAAGGCCGATCTCAGCAACGTTACGATCGCTGCGATCACCGACCAGACCTACACCGGATCCGCTATCCAACCGGCTCTGACGGTCACGCTGGGAAGCTACACCCTGGTCTCCGGTACGGATTACACCGTGTCGTACAGCGATAACACGAATGTCGGTACTGCAACAGCCACGATAGCTGCTGACAGTCTTCAGAATTTTGAAGGGACCAAGTCAGTGAACTTCACTGTAGCTGCGGCCAAGA
The nucleotide sequence above comes from Methanomassiliicoccales archaeon LGM-RCC1. Encoded proteins:
- a CDS encoding MBG domain-containing protein, with the translated sequence MNKKGTRFMAMIAVLAMFLAGAIIVGQDEVVADGNDVVQVTTLGGTTSNYSTFGQALSEAESGSTLTLLNDIDLGSEGYVISKTLILDLNNHKITSQANSDESNHRTFKITGTADFTIKDLSESKGGSIEVKGTHDGSSITGAYGAIRFESSGTLYLNDIKLVNGPISTSDNHIWGLNVKMLNGTAYIDNVTIESTVGGCIEVSFDDEIVGATPATAYITNGKFTQSGQDTSTWISTALAVSYGATVVVDGVEYTAQASAVYVYSSGGNVILNDGTFSDSNSGAGNVIISNVDTQTYPTGAAFVTVNGGTYTGKLGVSNQEASTLKIAGGTFTDDPSSYLVEGATAKLIDGKYVVTSEAALNGIPYGSLQNAINSAQNGDTVTLLKDVEIGTSTIISINESITLDGNNHSITGYWDRGYSKPTIALNYDNSSLGYSKNNGISVVLKNLTVHNNYNSASPRPIELRGGVESLTIENCVVYYASGGEAPADIQPITIGGDDTDWDSITKLNIKNSIISTKDPHPDNWDHTDGYVITTFNPVIINIDDSKLSGWANFNIKAASSSKGSAGTEITVTGSTLYAENRYSGETNGYGLMKFEDSGISVKIIDSKIITDSTTENEQTFIDVESYVNSQAGTVRLTGLSVEVESSEIYIYTPSAELVYVNNGELSFILKEGTKTSVDSSRYLDGGYMAQYDSSTGLYTVTYSPEAKIGDVQYDTLIEAIAAAVNGDTIELQRDIKVFEQIVISSGKYITIDIGNYDIIGDYNGKLIRNEGSLTINGDNGCIYNTEISEQGHDAVVNYGTLTINGGWFGDSDNDMTNGNNVNRGAGVRNLGGIVTINGGHFTAGDNYLNSGWAYAIISGNGSENDSGVITINDDAVVYGQNNGNIAVNSGKVIVDGGSFSITGSESHYNLYTSSGANAEIEVTGGTFSKSANARASIYSEKSVVISGGTFQNAEATSGMYVKTDSGDIEISGGTFSSDPGSYVVDEFVATFSGSNYTVIPAAASLTIGSETTYYETLAEAWNAAVAQSGQATITLLSDSEGSGLAIADDNALQIDVTLDLKGHKYTITKDKVGSSGTKTQGMHLANKSTNNVVIIKNGTITSTLEGLKMIIQNYCNLTLDNVTLDASVMGYSYALSNNSGTVTVTDSVLKVAAGKTAFDVYKFKQYTSPSVTLKGSKIYGNIEIGKGSTASVVDTLCLKIDVGTVIYGSFDVDTDSMTEQSWEIGSKNTAIAAPDGFTWSADADDDGYYWINETSTGVVMIDAERYATFGLAYAAAQDDDTLTLLTDITEDIVIGKDLILDLNGYKITNVGSHTITVQNGSELTIIDTSAGSTGKVDNITHGKAAIYNMGTVVLGGGTYLRSAEAGTSSSNNGGNSFYTILNHGTMTVNSGVVVKNEGKFSSLFENGYYSYTNKDGINSPSLTINGGTFDGGLNTIKNDDDAILTINAGTFKNYTQAAFQNHSIATVNGGSFTVEGSIYAIDNCGCDATHDTGALTINGGEFTGKINNRSAYGVITINGGTFDGVFVINAGAQDPVVAGGTFTDVNVLSYLSSTASSYSVYIDTDGTAPEGVTIPAVANVVINGGKTLTVSSPIILLGKLKVSGTLDSSVAYFAADIGTGAQVILNTGAVWKNSTDVIVGTGGIFELSSGSVVLYPKDNAMVAKIIGKATLTQNYDLDTDVLELAEGAELTIKQNVIFSGTIYGPQTVGQDANTDNIMVLKNIKFGNDATIVGGSLTIDGEFTQNGDGSTITVTGTNVNISGTLDAYVTLNVVYGASVTFSDFTQEEDSTIVFDSDADEKKNVVTADNYSVGNNVTLIGLPYTLGGTTVSYVYDGEQHPAGTPAISYPGYTLVSLASDPDKTSSGSIQTDVGKYHLYYILTLRSNVSPYTESSYNIDYVWTITKADLSAATVSVGDLTYNGSELSPSVTATLASVTTGSPTAGTDFTLSYYSDVDCTVPATVQDAGTYYVLLTPVDDGNYKNTVSKGFTVDRAAVTITANDKNKAYNAADPTFDATVQVDGKTDTGLYGEDTIDYSVDRGYSGETVGNYPIIAKPNTYDSTNVDTNNNIISYNQGNYVVTYVNGTLTIGKATLSPTVQIDGWTYGNVANTPTVSGASEATSFTYTYEGTGSTSYAATTVVPTDAGTYRLTVSIASTTNYDYNNATVDFTIAQMEAALVWSNTEFTYDGNSHKPTATVSNLVGEDECDVTVTGEQTNAGASYIATATGLSNANYKLPDSVTRTFAIAKAKITSVAASQTEYTYSGSNIELPTPTVGWAGGIVNSTNYTVKYYSDSGRMAEITSAKNAGTYYVSIAFGDGANYTFSDTDTQNYASFDIKKADLSNVTITAITDQTYTGSAIQPALTVTLGSYTLVSGTDYTVSYSDNTNAGTATATITATSLNNFEGTNSMTFTIVPAKITGVTVSPTQYTYIGSGITPAPTVSWSGGTVGASNYTVKYYSNVGLTTVVESPTNVGTYYVSVVFGDGSNFALSDTAAQNYASFDIKKADLSNVTIAAITDQTYTGSAIQPALTVTLGSYTLVSGTDYTVSYSDNTNVGTATATIAADSLQNFEGTKSVNFTVAAAKITGVTVSPTQYTYTGSGITPAPTVSWSGGTVDASDYTVKYCSDAELTTEIESPTNVGTYYVTVVFNEGVNFALSSTPANNYAYSAS